The DNA window TAGAGGTGATGGCGATGGCGTTCGGTGGACGTTTGGACGAGCTCAAGGCCTCTTTCGAGCGGCTCTCCGCCCGCGAGCGGTTGATGGTGCTCGGACTCGGGCTCACGGTCGCGCTCGGGGTCGTCGTGGGGGTCGGCTATTGGATCGGCTCGAGCCTCGACGAACTCGAGGAGCGGAACGCGGATCTCCGCAAGGCGCTCAAGGACGTGGCCCAGTATCGCGGGGCGTACCTGCAGCACCGGCGGCGGCTCGCGGCGCTCGAGGTGCGGATGTCGCGCACGCCGCTCGAGCTCAACAGCTACGTCGAGAAGGCGGCCTCCTCCGTCGGGGTGAAGATCGACGAGTCGGGCGAGATGTCGCCCTTGCCGGGTGACCAGTACGTGCAGCGGGCTCTCGAGGTGAAGCTTCGCAAGGTGAACATCGCGCAGCTCGCGGCGCTTCTGAAGAAGCTCGAGGAGGAGCCGGCGCACATCGTGCAAGTCACGCGGCTCAGCGTGAACACCCGGTACGGGC is part of the Deltaproteobacteria bacterium genome and encodes:
- a CDS encoding type II secretion system protein M yields the protein MAFGGRLDELKASFERLSARERLMVLGLGLTVALGVVVGVGYWIGSSLDELEERNADLRKALKDVAQYRGAYLQHRRRLAALEVRMSRTPLELNSYVEKAASSVGVKIDESGEMSPLPGDQYVQRALEVKLRKVNIAQLAALLKKLEEEPAHIVQVTRLSVNTRYGQNQDLDVELTVSTYDRAPAGKGKEAGSDRKREPS